The Desulfoscipio gibsoniae DSM 7213 genome contains a region encoding:
- a CDS encoding Crp/Fnr family transcriptional regulator has protein sequence MSDSISRSNLVLNDMEKMIVRKAGTTVHYPRKHTVFAVGDISDRVYLIESGWVNIYRLSAEGRKVAVGSIRNPGELMGLSETILGINRTCFACTIGNVSMVMMSKKKFEELMEQHSFLSIKVAKLLGARMREAEAINYELVCRQAPGRLALMLMRMGEQMGKQTNNGTSLNLNITHEEIANMVGTSRQTVTSLLNTFKQEKSIIYEGRAIRVIYPDKLAKWVV, from the coding sequence ATGAGTGACAGCATATCAAGGTCAAATCTGGTGTTAAACGACATGGAGAAGATGATTGTCAGGAAGGCGGGCACAACTGTACATTACCCCAGAAAGCATACGGTATTTGCCGTTGGTGATATTTCCGATCGGGTATATTTAATTGAGAGCGGATGGGTAAACATTTACAGGCTATCCGCCGAGGGCAGGAAAGTTGCGGTGGGCAGTATTCGCAATCCAGGGGAATTAATGGGTCTGTCAGAAACAATATTGGGCATAAACCGGACATGTTTTGCCTGTACCATAGGTAACGTATCCATGGTAATGATGAGCAAGAAAAAGTTTGAGGAGTTGATGGAACAGCACAGCTTTTTATCTATTAAAGTGGCCAAATTACTGGGTGCCAGGATGCGTGAGGCAGAAGCCATCAATTATGAACTGGTTTGCAGGCAGGCTCCCGGTAGATTAGCCCTGATGCTCATGCGGATGGGGGAACAAATGGGGAAGCAGACTAATAACGGAACCAGCTTAAATCTAAACATTACTCACGAAGAAATAGCCAATATGGTAGGAACGTCAAGGCAGACGGTAACTTCGCTGCTGAATACTTTTAAACAAGAGAAAAGCATAATTTATGAAGGCAGGGCGATACGAGTTATTTACCCTGACAAACTGGCTAAATGGGTAGTATAA